Below is a genomic region from Paraburkholderia phenazinium.
GCCGCTACAACTGGGCGGAGGCCAACATCGGCGACGAGAGCGGCCAGCAACCGCAACTCGATGGCCACGATACGTTCTCGCGCTTCAATCCGGCCGTCGGCGTCAACTGGAATCCGACCAGCAACTTCACGGCCTACGCGACATACAACGAAGGGATGCGCACGCCGACCGCCATCGAGTTGACCTGTGCGGATCCGGCCGCCCCCTGCTCGCTGCCGAACGATTTCGTCGCGGACCCGGCGCTGCAGCCTGTGATCTCAAAGACCTTCGAGATCGGCGCACGCGGGCGCATCGGCAGCGCCACGAGCTGGAGCGCCGCGGCGTACAGCACGACGCTCGACAACGATATCGAGTTCATCAGCAGCGCGACGAGCACGCAGGGCTTTTTCCAGAACGTCGGGCGGACCCGCCGCCAGGGTGTCGAACTGGCCGGGCGCAGCCAGATGGGGCCAGTCGGCGTGAGCGCCAGTTACAGCTACGTCGACGCCACCTACCGCTCGACCTGGACCGAGAGCAGCCCGAGCAACTCGAGCGCCGACGCCAACGGCAACATCACCGTCAAACCGGGCGACCATATCCCCGGCATTCCGGCGAACACGGTCAAACTGCGGCTCGACTACACGCCGTTTTCGAAGTGGAACATCGGCACCAACCTGACCTGGCGGGGCGGCATCTACGCGCAGGGCGACGAGAACAATCAGGATGTGAACGGCAAGATTTCCGGCTACTTCCTGATCGATCTGGACAGCTCATACCAGGTGACGAAACAGTTGCAGATCTTCGCGACCATATCGAATCTGCTCAACAAGCAGTACGAAAGCTTCGGCGTACTCGGCGAGAACTTCTTCAACGGACCGAATCATACGTTCGACGGCGCGAACCCGATCAACGAACAGTTCGTCGGACCGGGCGCGCCGCGTGGTTTCTACGTCGGCCTGCATTACGCGTGGGACTAGCGCGATTCAATCGATCCGTCGCTGGCAGGATAGGTAACGATGCCCCAGGCCAGCGGCAGTTCGCCGATCTGCTTGATCGGCTGATAGTTCTGCGCATCGAGCACATAGACTGCATCGGAGCGCCCGCACGCCACCAGCAGCTTCGTGCCGTCCGGCGTGAAGCTGAAGTGCCAGCAACGCTGTCCGACCGGGACGTCGGCGATATGCTCGTAGCTGTGTCCGTCGAAAACCTGGACCGTCTTGTCGCGCGCCGCAGCGACGAAGAGCCGCTTGCCATTCGGTCCGAACGCGACCCCGTACGGCCCGAGCTTCGTATCGACGGTCTTGAGGACCTCGAACGTGTGCGCATCGACCGCGACGAACTTGCTGAGCGACTCGAGCGTGACGATATAAACCTTGCCATCCGGCGACAGGCGAATGCCGCGTGGACGGCCGCCCGCCGCGAGCTTCACGGTTCTGACCGGCGCGCCCGTGCGAGCCTGATAGACCGAGATCGTGTCGTCGCCCTCATTGGTAACGAGCATCGACTTGCCGTCGCGTGAAAATTCGATGCCCTCGGTTTCATGGCCGCTCGTCACCGAACGAATCACGTGCCACGTCTTCATATCGACAATCGCGATTTCCGCAGGCGGCTTGCTGGCATCGTCGTCGGCACCCGGTTTGCCATTGCCCGCATTGGCCCCACTCGCCGCGGGCGGACCGCCCTCTTCGCCGGGCTCGTAGGTAACATAGGCGTAGCCGTTGTGCACGCGCACATATTCGGGGTTTTTGCCGATCTTCACACGCTGCACGACCTGGCCCGAAGCCGTGTCGATCACCGCCATGTCGCCGGTATTCTTGTTGGCGACCAGAAGCCGGCTGCCGTCCTTGTTCAGACTCAAGCCGCGCGGGCCGTCTGCGCCGACCGGAAACGTCTTTGTCAGCGACATCTGGTCCAGATCGATCACGCCGACACCGGCCTTCTCGCTCGTCACGTACGCCGTGGGAGCGGCGGCCCAGGCCGTGCTCGCGGCGAACGCGATCGCCGTGACGGCGGTGGCTAACGTCGTGACTGCGGTGGTAACCGAAGTGGCAACCGAGGTGGTAACCGAAGTGGTAACAGCCGGGATGACCGCGAAAGGGAGGAAACGCCTGGGGGTTGTGATACGAAACCGTGTCTCCAGCATTGTTGAACTCCGTAGTAAAAGCGCTGCGCCGCGAAAACTCGCGTCATTCAAGCAAAGTAGTCCATCGGGTGACCGTTTGACAACGGGCATCGGACGGGAGATTTTCCCGAATTGATGCGGTAGGCGCTCGCCGCGACAAATTAAAGGATGTCTTATCGGAGTCGAAAGAATTTCTGAATTCAAACCGGCACCTGTCTCCGCTATCGTGACTGCGTGAACCAGCGAGAGGACCGGACCATGCACGCCTTGATCTTCGACGTCGACGGCACGCTTGCCGATACCGAGACCGTCCATCTGCAGGCCTTCAATGCCGCATTCGCCGAAGCCGGTCTCGACTGGTTCTGGGACGAGGCGCTCTATACGCGTCTTCTCAAGGTGGCGGGCGGCAAGGAGCGCCTGCTGCGTTACTGGCACGTCGCCGATCCGGAAGAAGGGGACGGCATGCGCGTGAGCGAGGTGATCGACGCCGTGCATGCTATCAAGACCCGTCATTACGCAGCGCGCGTGCGGGATGGCGGGTTGCCCTTGCGGCCTGGCATTGCGCGTCTGATTGGCGAGGCGCAGGCCGCCGCCCTTCCCGTGGCAATCGCAACCACCACCACGCCAGCAAACCTCGACGCCCTGCTGCAAGCGCCGTTCGGCCCTGCATGGCGCACCCGCTTTGCCGCCATCTGCGATGCCGGCACGACCCGCACGAAGAAACCCTCGCCCGACGTCTACTTCGACGTGCTTCGGCAACTCGGGCTGAAAGGCGCGGACTGCGTTGCCTTCGAGGACTCCGCGAATGGGCTGCGCGCGGCACGCGCAGCCGGTGTCCCGACGGTCGTGACGCCGACCGCGTACACGTCGCAGGATGACTTCGACGGCGCGTTGGCCGTGCTGCCTCACCTGGGCGAGCCCCATGCGCCGGTTCCTTCGTCTGTGCCGGATGAACCGGCCGGCTGGGTCGACCTGGCCACCTTGCGTCAGTGGCATCGCCACGCGCTTGCCGAGCTGGCATGAGTGCGCAGCGGAAGTCTTTCGTGACCGGCATGCGCCCCAGCGCCGTGCTGGTCGATCTGGACGGCACGATGGTCGACACCGCGCCGGACATCGTCGAGGCGGTCAACCGCATGCTCCACGAACTCGCTACGGCGCCGTTGCCTTTCGCGACGGTCAGCGGCTTTATCGGCAAGGGCGTGCCCAACCTGGTTCGACGCTCGCTGGAAGCGGCTGGGCTGGATCGGCGAGTCGACGCGGACCATGCCCTGAACGTGTTCCATCGCCACTATGTGCGGACCAATGGACGCCTCGGCCATGTTTTTCCCCACGTGGCCGCCGGTCTTGGTGAACTGCAGCGGCTTGGATACCGGCTTGCCTGCGTCACCAACAAGCCGCAGGAACTGGCCGCGCGGCTCCTGCTCACGACCGGGCTCGCCCGCTATCTCGACGTGCTGGTTGCCGGGGACTCAATCGCCAGAATGAAGCCCGATCCCGAACCGTTGTGGCACGCGTGCCGGTTGCTCGACGTGGCGCCTGAAAACAGCGTGTTGGTCGGCGATTCTCCGGTCGACGTAATTGCCGCGCGGGCGGCCGGCCTGCCGGTGTTCATTGTGACCTATGGTTATGCCGGATCGGACGGCCCGGCGGCCCTGGAATGCGATGGTTTGATCGATTCGCTCGCGGCCATGCCGGCGATTCTTGCACTCCGCAAGTGCTCGTCTGACGCTGTGAGGCTGTAACACGAGCCACTCCGCCGCGCCGGCTGGAATGGGAAAATCGGGCTAGCGCCAGGCCTTCGTGAATTCGCCGATCACGCGCGCGAGATGCGCCTGCATTGCCGTGCGCGCAGCGGTCGCGTCGCGCGCCATGATGGCCGAAAAGATGCGCTGATGATCTTCCTGTGAAGCTACCCGCAACGCGGGCGTATGGAAGTGCTCCTCGATCTTTTTCCACAGCGGGTCGGCCCGGGAGTTGTCCCACATCGCGGTGACCACGAGGCGGAGCACTTCGTTTCCCGTCGCCCGCGCTATCGAGAGATGAAACTCGCGATCGGCCGCTTCGTTCGCGGCCTTGTCGTCCATGTTTTCTCGCATCGCGCGTAAGGCTGCGAAGATCCGGTCGAGGTCCGAATCCTTGCGTTCGGTCGCGGCGAGCGCCGCGATCTCGCTTTCGATCACCACCCGCGCGCGCAGCGTCTCGATCGGGCCTGGTCCACGCGGTAGTTCGAATGAGACTGAGCGCGCCTCGGGTGCTTCGGCCACATAGATGCCCGAGCCTACACGCACCTCGACCACGCCTTGCACTTCCAGCGCGATGATCGCTTCCCTCACCTGCGTGCGGCTCACCCCGAAACGCTCGGCAAGCGTGCGCTCGGAAGGCAGGCGGGCACGCGGCCCGACGTCGCCGCCCTCGATCAGATCGTAGATCTGTTTTGCCAGCCCGACATAGGAACGGTCGGCCGCGTCCGCGTCGGCGGCGCGGCCGGGTGGCGTGTGCGAAAGATCGGCCATCCAGGATTCCCGAAATCGTCGAAGCCGTCTGGTGGCGGCTAAAGTTCGCCAAAATGGTACACCAATTTGATGTCACGCCGTGTCTTCGTGCCGCAGGCTTCGGCCGTCAAGCGCATGACCGGCGCGGGTTTCAGCCCGATTGGGTGGTGCGTCGGGCGCACTGGTAAACCACTATCGCGCGCGGATTGGTATGCCAGTACTGTCGAATAGGGAACGTAGGCGCATCCTTCGTTTTGCCTCGAGGAGACGTCTTTGAAGAGGTCATTCCGTTGATCGGCGAGTCCGATTCAGTCCCGCTGTAGCACGTCCGCAAGATTCCCTGCGATACGCACACCGTGTCGGTCATTCCCGACAAGCCATGTGCGCTGGCAATCGGTAAGTTCAATCCAACAGACAGGAGACAACATGCTTTCAGGAATCCAGGTGCTTCGAGCGGCGGCGACCGCGACATTGGCGCTGTGCGCAAGCACGGCTTTCGCGCAGGCATCGATCGTTCCCGGGCCGCCCAGCGATCCCACATGCATGGTCCCATGGAAGAGCGACACGAAGTTCGTCAAATATCCGAAGAAGAGCGGGCCCTACCGGATCGCGCTGGTGAACGGCTATATCGCGAACACCTGGCGTATCCAGATGATCAAGACGGCCAAGGCCTACACGGCGCAACCGGCCGTCGCCGCCAGGCTCAAGGAATTCAAGGTCGTCTCGACCGGCGAAGACGTGCCGGCGCAAATCTCGGCCGTCAACAACTTCATCGATGCCGGCTATGACGCGATCATCGTCGACGCGCAGAATCCCGCCTCGTTCGGACCCGCGATCCGTCGCGCGAAGAAGGCCGGTGTCGTGCTGATCGCGTTCGACAATACGCTCGACAGCGAGGACGCGATCA
It encodes:
- a CDS encoding beta-propeller fold lactonase family protein translates to MLETRFRITTPRRFLPFAVIPAVTTSVTTSVATSVTTAVTTLATAVTAIAFAASTAWAAAPTAYVTSEKAGVGVIDLDQMSLTKTFPVGADGPRGLSLNKDGSRLLVANKNTGDMAVIDTASGQVVQRVKIGKNPEYVRVHNGYAYVTYEPGEEGGPPAASGANAGNGKPGADDDASKPPAEIAIVDMKTWHVIRSVTSGHETEGIEFSRDGKSMLVTNEGDDTISVYQARTGAPVRTVKLAAGGRPRGIRLSPDGKVYIVTLESLSKFVAVDAHTFEVLKTVDTKLGPYGVAFGPNGKRLFVAAARDKTVQVFDGHSYEHIADVPVGQRCWHFSFTPDGTKLLVACGRSDAVYVLDAQNYQPIKQIGELPLAWGIVTYPASDGSIESR
- a CDS encoding HAD family hydrolase gives rise to the protein MHALIFDVDGTLADTETVHLQAFNAAFAEAGLDWFWDEALYTRLLKVAGGKERLLRYWHVADPEEGDGMRVSEVIDAVHAIKTRHYAARVRDGGLPLRPGIARLIGEAQAAALPVAIATTTTPANLDALLQAPFGPAWRTRFAAICDAGTTRTKKPSPDVYFDVLRQLGLKGADCVAFEDSANGLRAARAAGVPTVVTPTAYTSQDDFDGALAVLPHLGEPHAPVPSSVPDEPAGWVDLATLRQWHRHALAELA
- the gph gene encoding phosphoglycolate phosphatase (PGP is an essential enzyme in the glycolate salvage pathway in higher organisms (photorespiration in plants). Phosphoglycolate results from the oxidase activity of RubisCO in the Calvin cycle when concentrations of carbon dioxide are low relative to oxygen. This enzyme is a member of the Haloacid Dehalogenase (HAD) superfamily of aspartate-nucleophile hydrolase enzymes (PF00702).) — protein: MSAQRKSFVTGMRPSAVLVDLDGTMVDTAPDIVEAVNRMLHELATAPLPFATVSGFIGKGVPNLVRRSLEAAGLDRRVDADHALNVFHRHYVRTNGRLGHVFPHVAAGLGELQRLGYRLACVTNKPQELAARLLLTTGLARYLDVLVAGDSIARMKPDPEPLWHACRLLDVAPENSVLVGDSPVDVIAARAAGLPVFIVTYGYAGSDGPAALECDGLIDSLAAMPAILALRKCSSDAVRL
- a CDS encoding FadR/GntR family transcriptional regulator, with product MADLSHTPPGRAADADAADRSYVGLAKQIYDLIEGGDVGPRARLPSERTLAERFGVSRTQVREAIIALEVQGVVEVRVGSGIYVAEAPEARSVSFELPRGPGPIETLRARVVIESEIAALAATERKDSDLDRIFAALRAMRENMDDKAANEAADREFHLSIARATGNEVLRLVVTAMWDNSRADPLWKKIEEHFHTPALRVASQEDHQRIFSAIMARDATAARTAMQAHLARVIGEFTKAWR